The Malassezia restricta chromosome I, complete sequence genome contains the following window.
CAAAAGTTGATCGTAGCAGTCTTAGGAATCAGTTCTGTAATATCAATACTGTTTCGCAAACAGTTCACACATCGATTTGCATTGTTGGGCTCAATAGGTATACCGCAATCAGCGCACAATAccatgcgctgcggcgctggtgcgTGGTATTCCATCGTGGCGAAGCGATTCTGTCGGCACTGAGCACACGAGTGCCACACCAGCGAAAAAAAATTGTCAAGACATTTTGGAGTGTCACTTGTGGAGCGTATCacgtgcgctgcgtgcaCGACCGCTGCTTGTGTGTGTCGCAACCGCTGGCCATGCGAGCTTATTCCTCTGCCCCAACGATGTGGCGGCATTTGACAGGCCTGAGAGCCATGCGGCATAGAAGAAATGCCGATGTGGAAAGCCAGCAGGGTGTAACGAATATCGAGCTGAACACCGCTCACCGTGGTTCAATTGTGTCCCCAGAACAATTACGCCCTCCCCAGCATGGAGACTTTCACTTGCCGGAACACCCTACGGATGAATCTATAGGCCAGGATTCGAAAAGAAACGACTCACTTGAGCGGATCGTTGGTCCAAATGTTGGTGATTTTTCTGGAGCTTGCGCTGATGATGATAATGTTGTAATGACAGACACGCTTATTCGATGGATTGATGGTGTGGCGAACCATTCGAGTTTGACTTTGTTACAATTATACGTCAATCTCCACCATGACTTTATTCATGTCGGCACGGATCTGTCTTCATGTGATGTGAAACTGATACCTGAGGTGCAATCCAGTTTGGCACTACCTGACCCAACTCATTGTATTACGGCCATGTGCGATTGTGTGGCACCTAGGGCCCGACTTGATCTATATTTGCAAGCATCGAGACATGTTGGTTCAGATTTGGTGCATCCGCCCCTAGAATCGCAGTGGAGTCACGGCTGGAGAATTGCATCCACGATAATCGAGACCGGGTACGGGGTCATGGTGAGGCTGCCCCTTGTGTTAGATAATGCCTGGAATGCGGCAGATCCAAAGCGTTTGTCCATTGTACTAGAGGCCCTGGATGAAGACGAATTAAAGTTACCGCAGCGTAATGCTATCGTCACTACATGGGACATTATTGGTTCTGGATCCTACCAGGCACGCACACTTGCTCAGTATGCGCACCTTGGCTCAACCCGactgcagctgcacgaaTTGTTTGGCCTATCACCTCTGACTAAAAAAGATGAACCAACAGTGCGCTCGAACAACAATCAGCCTGGTGATCATGCCACGGCAGATCGCCCGCATGAGCCCCTGGTATTCAACCCAGCATTGATGGAAAATGCTGCTAAGCTTGCTGAGACTGATCGAGAAGATGGTCCGGAGTGCCCGATCTGTATGTCAAATCCAGCAATGACGGTGCTTTTTCCTTGTAC
Protein-coding sequences here:
- a CDS encoding zinc finger protein (RING finger); its protein translation is MWRHLTGLRAMRHRRNADVESQQGVTNIELNTAHRGSIVSPEQLRPPQHGDFHLPEHPTDESIGQDSKRNDSLERIVGPNVGDFSGACADDDNVVMTDTLIRWIDGVANHSSLTLLQLYVNLHHDFIHVGTDLSSCDVKLIPEVQSSLALPDPTHCITAMCDCVAPRARLDLYLQASRHVGSDLVHPPLESQWSHGWRIASTIIETGYGVMVRLPLVLDNAWNAADPKRLSIVLEALDEDELKLPQRNAIVTTWDIIGSGSYQARTLAQYAHLGSTRLQLHELFGLSPLTKKDEPTVRSNNNQPGDHATADRPHEPLVFNPALMENAAKLAETDREDGPECPICMSNPAMTVLFPCTHSLCFECAVHLRDSVQKSRQHDRRNGREPRRQYVCHICRCDIESMCSLSRQETPASTV